In Pseudomonas fakonensis, one DNA window encodes the following:
- the bamC gene encoding outer membrane protein assembly factor BamC, with amino-acid sequence MKRLAGLSTLALIISSTSGCGWLWGEDGYFRDRGSDYLEARPTAPMQLPPDATNVKRLDPLLPIPRNVASDNATGEFEVPRPQPLSATADVSDFTLQRSGSSRWVLAQRAPAEVWPVTHQFFEDNGFRIAEERPQTGEFTTTWQRFDELSASLGQRLASASSSQDSEVRVRVRMEPGVQRNTSEVYVVSVERPAGSSTEPDFPSTSSNAGADALLVDEMLASMNRNAEKGGSVSLLAARDFDAPSQVSLSEDGSGNPVLYLGSDLDRAWSGVGRALEQGEWRVEDINRSLGLYYINLSEKPDDKQKEPGFFSRLFGSEPTKEEREARAERYQVRLSKVGENVQVTVEKNINTVAPADVARRVLSAIQDRLG; translated from the coding sequence ATGAAGCGACTGGCTGGTCTTTCCACCCTTGCCCTGATCATCTCCAGCACCAGCGGTTGCGGCTGGCTGTGGGGTGAGGACGGCTATTTCCGCGACCGCGGCAGCGACTATCTGGAGGCGCGCCCGACCGCCCCGATGCAGCTGCCGCCGGACGCTACCAACGTCAAGCGTCTTGACCCGCTGCTGCCGATCCCGCGTAACGTCGCCAGCGACAACGCCACCGGCGAGTTCGAGGTGCCGCGTCCGCAGCCGCTGTCGGCCACCGCCGATGTCAGCGACTTCACCCTGCAGCGCAGCGGCAGCAGCCGCTGGGTGCTGGCCCAGCGCGCCCCGGCCGAAGTCTGGCCGGTGACTCACCAGTTCTTCGAGGATAACGGCTTCCGTATCGCCGAAGAGCGCCCGCAAACCGGCGAATTCACCACCACCTGGCAGCGTTTCGACGAGCTGTCGGCCTCGCTCGGCCAACGCCTGGCCAGCGCCTCCAGCAGCCAGGACAGCGAAGTGCGCGTCCGTGTGCGCATGGAGCCCGGCGTGCAGCGCAACACCTCCGAAGTGTACGTGGTCAGCGTCGAGCGCCCGGCTGGCAGCAGCACCGAGCCTGACTTCCCGTCCACCTCGAGCAATGCCGGCGCCGACGCGCTGCTGGTCGACGAAATGCTCGCCAGCATGAACCGCAACGCCGAGAAGGGCGGTTCGGTATCGCTGCTGGCCGCGCGCGATTTCGACGCACCAAGCCAGGTCAGCCTGAGCGAGGACGGCAGCGGCAACCCGGTGCTGTACCTGGGGTCGGATCTGGACCGCGCCTGGTCCGGCGTCGGCCGCGCCCTGGAGCAGGGCGAATGGCGGGTCGAGGATATCAACCGCAGCCTGGGCCTGTACTACATCAACCTGTCCGAAAAGCCCGACGACAAGCAGAAGGAGCCTGGCTTCTTCAGCCGCCTGTTCGGCAGCGAGCCGACCAAGGAAGAGCGTGAAGCCCGTGCCGAGCGTTACCAGGTACGCCTGAGCAAGGTGGGTGAAAACGTTCAGGTGACTGTCGAGAAGAACATCAACACCGTGGCCCCGGCCGATGTCGCCCGCCGCGTGCTGAGCGCCATCCAGGACCGCCTGGGTTAA
- a CDS encoding acyltransferase family protein, translating to MASKDGLVAVVDAERLLPGIHGLRGVAALAVVLYHLALIGKVAVPAGFGFIIRDFGLSVHLFFILSAFSLMHSTLGRIERTGWLNDYFIRRFFRIAPLFYCVLTFELLRQIQGGGLSVGFDKIVTNLSFTFGLVPFTEIVWGGWSVGVEMLFYVVFPVIVLCSKSQRSALAWLLISVVVSYSVRSLMHAEHLKGPVTRWDWSYFAFVPNFCFFIMGCFAYRLSRGLGREASKAKTILSLATIALLLALVVGGIGKYFKGAGRLDIIVWGVAFMMLCVWQSVWPSRWLANKYLEYFGERSFSMYLLHPIVMYYMKDSLAKIYAASAVYLGGYAYFFCAIVVLAVLLVLVEITYRLIEIPGINLGKKIIAKKRMVDLEKPGATETA from the coding sequence ATGGCTAGCAAGGATGGGCTTGTGGCAGTCGTTGATGCAGAGCGCCTACTGCCAGGGATTCATGGTTTACGAGGGGTTGCCGCGCTGGCAGTGGTTCTGTATCACTTGGCCCTCATTGGAAAAGTCGCAGTCCCTGCAGGCTTCGGGTTTATCATTCGAGACTTTGGTCTTTCTGTACACTTGTTCTTTATACTCAGTGCGTTTTCACTGATGCATTCTACCCTTGGCCGGATTGAGCGCACCGGGTGGCTAAATGATTATTTTATCCGGCGTTTCTTTCGTATAGCCCCGCTGTTTTATTGCGTACTGACTTTCGAACTGCTCCGTCAAATACAGGGTGGAGGATTGTCGGTTGGTTTTGACAAGATCGTTACCAACTTATCCTTCACCTTCGGGCTTGTTCCTTTTACCGAAATCGTCTGGGGAGGGTGGTCGGTAGGCGTAGAAATGCTGTTCTATGTCGTGTTCCCCGTGATTGTTCTGTGCAGCAAGTCTCAGCGATCGGCGCTGGCCTGGTTGTTGATCAGCGTTGTTGTATCCTACAGCGTCAGGTCGTTGATGCACGCGGAGCATCTCAAAGGTCCCGTTACTCGATGGGATTGGTCCTATTTTGCGTTTGTGCCGAATTTCTGCTTTTTCATCATGGGCTGTTTTGCCTATCGCCTGAGTCGTGGTCTGGGTCGCGAAGCGTCCAAGGCTAAAACCATCTTGTCACTTGCCACGATCGCGCTGCTGCTGGCGCTTGTGGTGGGAGGCATAGGAAAATACTTCAAAGGTGCTGGCCGGCTGGACATCATTGTTTGGGGTGTAGCGTTCATGATGCTATGCGTCTGGCAGTCCGTATGGCCTAGTCGGTGGTTAGCCAATAAGTACCTGGAGTACTTTGGTGAGCGAAGCTTTAGTATGTATTTGCTTCATCCCATTGTCATGTACTACATGAAGGACTCTCTTGCGAAGATTTACGCGGCGTCCGCTGTGTATCTAGGCGGATATGCCTATTTCTTTTGCGCTATCGTTGTACTGGCGGTGCTGTTGGTTTTGGTAGAGATAACCTATCGGTTGATTGAAATCCCTGGCATCAATCTGGGGAAAAAAATCATCGCGAAGAAGCGCATGGTTGATTTGGAAAAACCTGGCGCAACGGAGACTGCCTAG
- the purC gene encoding phosphoribosylaminoimidazolesuccinocarboxamide synthase — protein MEKRDELYRGKAKSVYKTDDADRLILLFRNDTSAFDGKRIEQLDRKGMVNNKFNAFIMQKLEEAGVPTQFDKLLGDNECLVKKLDMIPVECVVRNYAAGSLVKRLGVEEGIKLEPSTFELFLKNDEKGDPFINESHVVAFGWGTAEQLVEMKKLSLKVNEVLSKLFDDAGLLLVDFKLEFGVFHGQIVLGDEFSPDGCRLWDKETRKKMDKDRFRQGLGDVIEAYEEVAKRLGVPL, from the coding sequence ATGGAAAAACGCGACGAACTCTACCGCGGCAAGGCCAAATCGGTTTACAAGACCGACGACGCCGACCGCCTGATCCTGCTGTTCCGCAACGACACCTCGGCGTTCGACGGCAAGCGCATCGAACAGCTCGACCGCAAGGGCATGGTGAACAACAAGTTCAATGCCTTCATCATGCAAAAGCTCGAAGAAGCCGGCGTGCCGACCCAGTTCGACAAGCTGCTGGGCGACAACGAGTGCCTGGTGAAGAAGCTCGACATGATCCCGGTCGAGTGCGTGGTGCGTAACTATGCCGCCGGCAGCCTGGTCAAGCGCCTGGGTGTGGAAGAGGGCATCAAGCTCGAGCCTTCGACCTTCGAGCTGTTCCTGAAGAACGACGAGAAGGGCGACCCCTTCATCAACGAATCCCACGTGGTTGCCTTCGGCTGGGGCACCGCCGAGCAGTTGGTCGAGATGAAGAAGCTGTCGCTGAAGGTCAACGAAGTGCTGAGCAAGCTTTTCGATGACGCCGGCCTGCTGCTGGTCGACTTCAAGCTGGAGTTCGGCGTATTCCACGGCCAGATCGTGCTGGGCGACGAGTTCAGCCCGGACGGCTGCCGCCTGTGGGACAAAGAGACCCGCAAGAAGATGGACAAGGACCGCTTCCGCCAGGGCCTGGGCGACGTGATCGAGGCCTACGAAGAAGTGGCCAAGCGCCTGGGCGTGCCGCTGTAA
- a CDS encoding MBL fold metallo-hydrolase, translated as MRFAVLGSGSQGNGTLIASGGTFILVDCGFSLRETERRLALLGVSAAQLSAVLVTHEHADHVHGVGLLARRYNVPVYMSQGTLRGLRKPVEVAGFIGCGDLLQVGELQVSAARVEHDAFEPLQYVISDGRRRFGMLTDLGSYDSRLLERYQGLDALLIEANHCRDLLARGHYPRFLKLRVGGSQGHLNNHQAANLVAELGWNNLQHLVLAHLSSKNNLPQLALQCFVDTLGCDPAWLQVANQDHGLDWRHIA; from the coding sequence GTGCGCTTCGCGGTTCTTGGAAGCGGTAGCCAGGGAAACGGCACGCTGATCGCCAGTGGTGGCACTTTCATCCTGGTCGACTGCGGCTTTTCGCTACGTGAAACCGAGCGGCGCCTGGCGCTGCTCGGGGTGTCGGCGGCGCAACTGAGCGCAGTGCTGGTGACCCACGAACATGCCGACCACGTGCATGGGGTAGGGTTGCTCGCCCGCCGCTACAATGTACCGGTCTACATGAGCCAGGGCACCCTGCGCGGCTTGCGCAAGCCGGTGGAGGTGGCCGGGTTCATCGGTTGCGGCGACTTGTTGCAGGTCGGCGAGCTGCAAGTCAGCGCCGCCCGGGTCGAGCACGATGCCTTCGAACCGCTGCAGTACGTGATCAGCGATGGTCGCCGGCGTTTCGGCATGCTCACCGACCTTGGCAGCTACGACTCGCGGCTGCTCGAGCGCTACCAGGGGCTCGATGCGCTGTTGATCGAAGCCAACCACTGCCGCGACCTGCTTGCCCGCGGCCACTACCCGCGCTTTCTCAAGCTGCGGGTCGGTGGCAGCCAGGGCCATTTGAACAACCACCAGGCCGCGAACCTGGTGGCCGAGCTGGGCTGGAACAACCTGCAGCACCTGGTGCTGGCCCACCTCAGCAGCAAGAACAACCTGCCACAACTGGCGCTGCAGTGCTTCGTCGATACCCTCGGGTGCGACCCAGCCTGGCTCCAGGTGGCCAATCAGGACCATGGGCTCGACTGGCGCCACATCGCCTAG